The Tripterygium wilfordii isolate XIE 37 chromosome 18, ASM1340144v1, whole genome shotgun sequence nucleotide sequence agttttttctttttgattttcattttgttcCTAGAAAGCAAAATCATTGACAATGATGGGCAAGTTAGCTTCCTAAATTGGGAAGTTTCATATGTAAACACATTTTTCTGGTGGGcctgttttctcttcttttcattaTTACGTCATGGGATGCTTTCTGGACCCTGAATTTCTAGTAATGAAATGAAGAGTAATTGAAATGGTAGAATCTCTGAAGGTTGATTTGTTTTAACAATGACGGTCATGCATCTGGGTCTGTCAACAATAAATAAGAGTAAAATCTGCATATCATGAAGGGCAGAGCGGCcatatatttgcacaaattGACTCGTGCTACTGCTTTTCTCTAGGAAGGTTGATGTGATTCTGTAAACCACACATGACCATCTTTAGATTGGATTACACCCATAACGATAATACTTCAACAGCCCCGCCCTTGATCACCCATTCTGAATGATTCTTATgggcaaatttttttaaatctaagaACAATTTTTAGTACGGAGAAGAAAAGGTTTATTTACATGCAAGGATGGGTAAATGCTGCATAATGTAGAACTTCTGATAACAAAAGATTCAGAGTATAGGTCCTGGCAACCACAAACTCAGGAACATCAGTACAACAATTTCCCCTAAATCTGGCCCGTCCAGCGTATCATGCAACAACTTGTTATGCTTATAAGAAAGTTGGAACCTTCAACACCTACCTTGTTTGGAATCCAGTCCCAGCACAAGAAAAGAGAGTAAGGACCCTCAATGAGTCACCTGTAATGAAAATAAGTTCTCTTTCCTACAACGTTCATCCCAAAGCTATCATCAATCCTCTcaggaaagaaagaagggaaTCATTAGGCATCCACAAGAGAGGAAGGGAAGAACCGCATGAAGAGACTAGAAAGTGACCAGATGCAGACAACCCCAAGAAATTGAAGGACATTCAGAAGTGTACCGAGCGAGCTGTTTATTGCCATGTTATGAGAGGTCATTTCAGCTCCTCTCACTGTGAATGAAAGAGCTGTCACCAATTGTGTTGCTCTGTTCAGCTGATGCAATCTGTAAACCTGTTCAAGCACAAAGAAACTCTCCCAATTATAAACAATCAAAAATTATACAAGAAATTGTGAGAGGACTTCCCTTAAGTCctgcatatttttctttttgattgggAAATATTTATTAAGataccaagggggtgcaacctaggGATTACGAGGAGGATTGTCAAACAGATATTCGAATGAAGATGTCTCAGCTGATACATCAACAAATACCATAATgagttcaagaaaagaaaatgaacaaaaagtcCAAGCCTTCCCTTCAAAGGACAAGCAACATAAGCCCTTTATCATCTTATGAAAGGTGAAGCAAAGAGTCAATCATGTCGTTGATACTCCAGTGTACAATATAAAGCAAGTGGAACATCTCTTAGGGAGAGTCCtggaaataattatttttttaaaaaaaaagtaatcagCCATGAACACTGTGGCCAgtcaaaaatatcttaagttTCCAGATTTTTTTTGCATCttgaaaattttattcaaaTCAAAATTGAACTGGATCAACATTAAGTTGGCCTATCTCTAGGTTGGTTCCTAGCAGAACTAATTCTTCTAAAAACATTCCCAATTCTCTACTAGCAGAGTGTAAAAGAAAGAAGTAACCAAGACTCCAGCAGCACTAACCTGAAATATGACTGGGATAACGGGCGATGAAGGTGACTTCCAATATCTAGCGTACTGCTCAAATGCAAATTGGATAACGATACCAACCAGGTATGGAGCAAGTGTAGCAGAAGCAGCAGGGCCGGTCCATGGCCATACCAAACCCATTGTCACCATGGGAATTATAAGACTGAGTACCAGCACAGCAACAGAAGAAATTCGCTGCGCAAGTTGAGGAGCTAGGGTTTTGTTATCATCTGCAGCAGGCTGAATGGGTCTCCTTACACGGTCTAGtaggagaagaaaaatggcaACGCCGGAGTAGAAAAGAGCTTCAGTGAAGAACAATATCAGGAAATCTACAGACAAAGAAGATTACCATTTAGAAAAGTTAGCAAAATGATTCTCAGCCataaaagcccaaaaaaatacacaaaaataataaaaatggtaATTTAAGGAAACAAGGAATATGAGCCATAAAACAACATAAGGATGCTGGTCATTCCAATAACTGTTGAAGAATCAATCAGTTCAAATAGTTCTAACTTCTCAGCCAGATGATTTTATATCAATGTTTAGGTAAAAATTATACAAGGGGAAAACATAAGCTACATGTTTGGTTATCTCACAGAAAATTGTATTACTTCCcaattaaattgaaatataatttttggaAAACCTGGATAAATTTTGGTTTTCATTAtattattctttcttttatttttcgaggaaaagaaaaagatgcaCTAGTacaaaaaactcaaaatttttgAGACTGGGGGGTAGGGAAAGAATCCATACAGATGAAAAGAAAAGGTCAGCACCTCTCACCTGTCAGCAGAGAGTCCTCAAATACAGTGGACAGTATCTTCCGCaaataaagtgagggaaaaATGAAAGAGGCCACAAGCACAGAAGGGGCAATGAACCACAACAGGCTGCTCTGACCCCTTTGGGTATCAGATGAAATGATCTCAATGTTTCTGCCATATGGTCGATTGTAAAATGAAATTAAACCTGGTTTTCCATCAGTTCTCTCAACTTGAATGAGTGAACCACTTGAAGGAGGGTTGGCTGTCGCATTAGCATGGTGACGTTCATCCAGTGAAACATCTGGTTGGAGCTCAACAAATTGTGAGCGGTCTTCAGAGCTAGCAAACACAACCTTTCCCCTCTTTGTAACTGTTCCCCTCACCTTTACCTCTCCACAGATATTGCATAACTTGACTAATCAAAGATacccaaaggaaaaaaattagaaaacatGTCTAGAAGAGCAGCAACCAATTCAGAACTTTGTCAAACAGTAGCAAGACAAAAGTTCAAAATCTCAGATTATAGAACATGGCCAATTCATGAAGCCAAACACAGGAATTTAGGAATTGTCGAAATAGTTAACTGATATATTAAGAGAATGTAGCTGTTACTACACTATCAGTAGCATTAACATTCTCCCTTGGTGTGATGCTAATTTGGACAAATGTCAATATTCTCATCGAGGAAGCTATAGTAAATTATATTGCCTAAAACGTAAAACCGAAGGTCTCCATAGGTGGTGGACCACTACACCACAGTACATGTCTTAAAGGACTTTTAGGATCCTTTTGGAACCATGAGCTTatcattctctttttcttctttccactATTCTTTACCACCCACACTGTATTACACATCTTATTGGACTTTTGGATCCTCTAGGCAACATGAGCTTATCATTCCCTTTTCATCTTTTTAACTTCTCTTTGAAACTCACATTTTGCCTCGTGGCCATAAGTCTTGAGCAGATCAAGGATAGCTTGATCTTACTCTCTAAGCATTAATAGTCCTGTCCTCTTATTATTATGCAAGACACCTCCCCTAcgtgtaacatatatatatatatttttttttttccccttttatgtCTACTAGCGAAAAAGTCTAATCTCGAAACAGCTTAAATCACACATTAAAAAAGTTATCGAAGCTACCTTTAGCATTTCTAATCTGCTGGGCATCACATTGCTGGCCATCGAATGGTCTTTGTTTTAGGTTCATCTGACATCAAAGCAATACAGTATTAAATGAGGACAACTGCAATGGGAATTCTGATTgaatattttaaaatgataaatgaGCAGCAGAACAGCAAGAATAAAAAATCTTAATCCTTGGATTAGAACAATACGAACTAATAAGGCTTCCATGCTCTCCAGAACAACTTTCAGAAGAAATACCACTAGTTACAACTAATAAGACCAGCAGCCGGAAGTACCACCCAAGAACAGATTAAGATCCATGACAGCTACGCATAAGTATCAACTATAAACAAAGTGCAGGTATCCGGTATTGTCAAACAAGTAAAATCTTCTGGAGTGAGCAATAAGAACACTTAACAAAATTACCAAATATATTCATACTTACATGGGCCAGTAATCGCCGTACAGAgacaccaaaacaaaaaattacctACATTTAAGCATTTCCCAGTAAAAATATTCATTCGAAATATGTATAACACACCAATGTTGAAAATCGAGAGACATAGCGGGAGAGAGCAAAAGCTTTAAcagcaaacaaaaaacaaacctGCGAAATTCTCCTGGTACCCAAAAGAGAAGAACCATAAGGCGACACAAAAGAGCATGAAGTAGAACTGAGTTTGGAAGCCATATCATCTAaaagacaacaagcaacaagcCCAGTTCACCACGAGCTCAATATATGTTACACGGGCATGGATTCAAATCCAAGAGTGCCCCCGCGTGGAAATTCTCCAGAGAACAAGTGGGAGAGCGCAGGAGCTTCGAAGATTTTGAGGTATTGGGAGTCTCGAGCTACAGTCGAGTAAAAACAAAGAACGCCTTGTTTGTCTGTTTTTGCCTTTCTTGGTTGGTGTGGGAATTTTAAGCGGGTGGATTCTGTGACATCTTTCTTGCCTTGCCCTTTTTGCggctctctctctgtctttccAGTCACTACTCGTTCGATTTTCACTCAATACTACGCTCTAAACTTTCACCCAAATTATCCTGTTGTTATATAAAAATTTTCTATACGCATAAGCCAGTCAACCCGAATTTAGGTTTTCACTAAAAACAATACTACACTCTAAATTTTCTTAAATTATCCTGTTGTTAAGTAAAAATTTTCTATAACCCGAGTTTGGATTTTCACTGAAAGCAATACTATGCTCTAAATTTTCACCCAAATTATCCTGTTGTTAAGTAAAATTTTTCTATATGTATAAGCCAATCGACCAGAGTATAGGCGCATATGGAATGCgcaaaaaaagagagtacaCTGAGCAAGCAAATAATAAACACAAGCAGGGATATGCAAATCATGAACCTCATCAAGCCCTTTTTTGTCTCTGGCTTCAAAATTTCTCAGGGTGTTGACATTGCAAACTGTCTGTGTAGAGAAACAGGCAATGcaaacaaatcaacaaacatTTACAAATCTTTCATGTGACCGGCCTTGGATTGTTCATGGCAACCTgaagttgaaaaataaaaaatcatggtCGAAACCACCAGTGGTCTAGCAAGACACAAAGTGACAAATCTTGGCATTTCTAATTATGCAAGACGTGATTTCAGTATCCCACTTTGAGCATATGCTCAATAATGCATCTAAAAAAAGACAATTGGGATCTCACCTCCAACAAAAATTCAATTACAGTAACCTAAACAAAATCAGAACCCGTCTTCCTTCCCCGACAATGTGCCAGTGCTCCCAACTAAAATGGTTTCAACTCACAAACTCTTGTAAGCTTCTCAAATTGGTATTTGCATTCAGCCTCACCAAAAACTTTCATCATATCCAAATCTAGATCAGATTTGCCCTCTTTAGGAACCTTATAGTTCTACAATAATAGGGCCATATGGATTCCACAAAATCCAGGTACATCTCCACTACCCATTCCTTCAATTCCTCCAGTTTTTTTCTTGACAGCGCTCTGTGGTTTTTCTTAATGTTTGCTAAAGGATCCCAAAAACGAGCCCGCACATATCCGTTGAGCTTTCCCTGTGCTACATAACTATATGCAACCGAAGAGTATGTGGGTAAGTTTTTAATAACTTTAACCGTCTGCCTAAATGTGAAGACATAGAGTGCACATAATGCCTGAAacattttgatgtagagagcaACGATCAAGGGACCCAAAACCCACAAAGGAGTCAACTCCTTCAACAAGTCAGCTCCATGTATCAAATAAACAGCCACCAAAAATGGGATGCTGCAAATAATAGCAGAGAGCAATTAGAAGCAGCCAACAAAGTCCTTAAGCTTGCATATATCAAAGTGCACAAGATAATAACAGGATTCAATTTAAAAGGGAAGTTAATGTCCATTACAGTACAGAGGTGTAATCCTTCAGGAAT carries:
- the LOC119984094 gene encoding uncharacterized protein LOC119984094 isoform X1 — encoded protein: MASKLSSTSCSFVSPYGSSLLGTRRISQVIFCFGVSVRRLLAHMNLKQRPFDGQQCDAQQIRNAKVKLCNICGEVKVRGTVTKRGKVVFASSEDRSQFVELQPDVSLDERHHANATANPPSSGSLIQVERTDGKPGLISFYNRPYGRNIEIISSDTQRGQSSLLWFIAPSVLVASFIFPSLYLRKILSTVFEDSLLTDFLILFFTEALFYSGVAIFLLLLDRVRRPIQPAADDNKTLAPQLAQRISSVAVLVLSLIIPMVTMGLVWPWTGPAASATLAPYLVGIVIQFAFEQYARYWKSPSSPVIPVIFQVYRLHQLNRATQLVTALSFTVRGAEMTSHNMAINSSLGTLLNVLQFLGVVCIWSLSSLFMRFFPSSLVDA
- the LOC119984094 gene encoding uncharacterized protein LOC119984094 isoform X2 — protein: MASKLSSTSCSFVSPYGSSLLGTRRISQMNLKQRPFDGQQCDAQQIRNAKVKLCNICGEVKVRGTVTKRGKVVFASSEDRSQFVELQPDVSLDERHHANATANPPSSGSLIQVERTDGKPGLISFYNRPYGRNIEIISSDTQRGQSSLLWFIAPSVLVASFIFPSLYLRKILSTVFEDSLLTDFLILFFTEALFYSGVAIFLLLLDRVRRPIQPAADDNKTLAPQLAQRISSVAVLVLSLIIPMVTMGLVWPWTGPAASATLAPYLVGIVIQFAFEQYARYWKSPSSPVIPVIFQVYRLHQLNRATQLVTALSFTVRGAEMTSHNMAINSSLGTLLNVLQFLGVVCIWSLSSLFMRFFPSSLVDA